One Prinia subflava isolate CZ2003 ecotype Zambia chromosome 9, Cam_Psub_1.2, whole genome shotgun sequence DNA segment encodes these proteins:
- the ZDHHC16 gene encoding palmitoyltransferase ZDHHC16 isoform X5: protein MPCAGAARGPAGPGHGGGGPRRGVAGMRSRQRMFAAVMRLLLKCLRLGRRRRFKLVRQAEQLWHYGHLCLRSLLYNSFTNGDVVLDSLFEPVYWLVDHVTRWFGVVFVALVIGLTSSIVAIVYICLLPLILQTYTPAWICWHLAYGHWNLIMIVFHYYMAITTSPGHPPQAKNDLTGVSICRKCIAPKPARTHHCSICNRCVLKMDHHCPWLNNCVGHYNHRYFFSFCLFMTMGCIYCSISGWEMFRDAYAAIERMKLLEKERLQVAANQTYYQTPPPTFSFRQRAFHKSVVYLWVLCSSVALALGALTLWHAALITRGETSIERHINRKERQRLQKKGKVSTAHGMGAGWGRATYDVPLSVLQVFRNPYSYGSWDNWKVFLGVDVPRHWLTRVLLPSPHLPHGTGLSWDLPPCVTEQRAPLLAI from the exons ATGCCGTGCGCGGGCGCTGCCCGTgggccggcggggcccgggcaTGGAGGCGGCGGGCCCAG GCGTGGTGTGGCAGGGATGAGGAGCCGGCAGCGGATGTTTGCCGCGGTGATGCGTCTGCTCCTCAAGTGCCTGCGGCTGGGCCGGCGGCGGCGGTTCAAGCTGGTGCGGCAGGCGGAGCAGCTGTGGCACTACGGACACCTCTGCCTCCGCTCCCTGCTCTACAACTCCTTTACCAACGGCGACGTGGTGCTTGACTCTCTCTTCGAGCCCGTCTACTGGCTGGTGGACCATGTCACCCGGTGGTTTGGTGTG GTGTTTGTGGCACTGGTGATTGGGCTGACAAGCTCTATTGTGGCCATTGTGTACATCTGCCTGCTGCCCCTCATCCTGCAGACCTACACACCTGCCTGGATATGCTGGCATCTCGCCTATGGACACTGGAACCTCATCATGATTGTCTTCCACTACTACATGGCTATCACCACTTCACCTGGGCACCCACCACAG GCCAAGAACGACCTCACTGGTGTGTCCATCTGCAGGAAATGTATTGCCCCTAAGCCAGCTCGCACCCACCACTGCAGCATCTGCAATAG gtgtgtGCTGAAGATGGACCACCACTGCC CTTGGTTAAACAACTGTGTGGGGCACTACAACCACCGCTActtcttctccttctgcttGTTCATGACTATGGGCTGTATTTACTGCAGCATCAGTGGCTGGGAGATGTTCCGGGATGCCTACGCAGCCATTGAG AGAATGAAACTGCTTGAGAAGGAGAGACTGCAGGTGGCTGCCAACCAG ACGTACTACCAGACCCCGCCACCCACCTTCTCCTTCCGCCAGCGAGCTTTCCACAAGAGTGTGGTCTACCTCTGGGTCCTGTGCAG CTCGGTTGCACTGGCCCTGGGTGCCCTCACGCTGTGGCACGCTGCCCTCATTACCCGCGGGGAAACGAGCATCGAACGGCACATCAACagaaaggagaggcagagacTGCAGAAGAAAGGCAAGGTGAGCACAGCCCATGGCATgggggcaggctggggcagagccacATATGATGTGCCTCTCTCTGTCCTGCAGGTCTTCAGGAACCCCTACAGTTACGGCAGCTGGGATAACTGGAAGGTGTTCCTGGGTGTGGATGTGCCAAG GCACTGGCTCACTCGtgtcctgctgccctctcctcaCCTGCCCCATGGGACAGGCCTGAGCTGGGACCTGCCTCCCTGTGTGACGGAGCAACGCGCACCACTCCTGGCAATCTGA
- the ZDHHC16 gene encoding palmitoyltransferase ZDHHC16 isoform X2 produces the protein MEAAGPGRRRRAGESRSCERLRAWRGCGCRGAGRAGWRYRGRCLGIVGLALEQAGCLPSGSLPNSCRYCRRGVAGMRSRQRMFAAVMRLLLKCLRLGRRRRFKLVRQAEQLWHYGHLCLRSLLYNSFTNGDVVLDSLFEPVYWLVDHVTRWFGVVFVALVIGLTSSIVAIVYICLLPLILQTYTPAWICWHLAYGHWNLIMIVFHYYMAITTSPGHPPQAKNDLTGVSICRKCIAPKPARTHHCSICNRCVLKMDHHCPWLNNCVGHYNHRYFFSFCLFMTMGCIYCSISGWEMFRDAYAAIERMKLLEKERLQVAANQTYYQTPPPTFSFRQRAFHKSVVYLWVLCSSVALALGALTLWHAALITRGETSIERHINRKERQRLQKKGKVFRNPYSYGSWDNWKVFLGVDVPRHWLTRVLLPSPHLPHGTGLSWDLPPCVTEQRAPLLAI, from the exons aTGGAGGCGGCGGGCCCAGGtcggcggcgccgggcgggggAGTCACGGTCTTGCGAGAGGCTGCGGGCTTGGCGGGGCTGTGGCTGCCGAGGGGCTGGGCGGGCTGGGTGGCGATACAGAG GCAGGTGCCTGGGGATAGTGGGTCTTGCTCTGGAGCAGGCTGGCTGCCTCCCCAGTGGTTCCCTGCCCAACAGCTGCCGCTATTGTAG GCGTGGTGTGGCAGGGATGAGGAGCCGGCAGCGGATGTTTGCCGCGGTGATGCGTCTGCTCCTCAAGTGCCTGCGGCTGGGCCGGCGGCGGCGGTTCAAGCTGGTGCGGCAGGCGGAGCAGCTGTGGCACTACGGACACCTCTGCCTCCGCTCCCTGCTCTACAACTCCTTTACCAACGGCGACGTGGTGCTTGACTCTCTCTTCGAGCCCGTCTACTGGCTGGTGGACCATGTCACCCGGTGGTTTGGTGTG GTGTTTGTGGCACTGGTGATTGGGCTGACAAGCTCTATTGTGGCCATTGTGTACATCTGCCTGCTGCCCCTCATCCTGCAGACCTACACACCTGCCTGGATATGCTGGCATCTCGCCTATGGACACTGGAACCTCATCATGATTGTCTTCCACTACTACATGGCTATCACCACTTCACCTGGGCACCCACCACAG GCCAAGAACGACCTCACTGGTGTGTCCATCTGCAGGAAATGTATTGCCCCTAAGCCAGCTCGCACCCACCACTGCAGCATCTGCAATAG gtgtgtGCTGAAGATGGACCACCACTGCC CTTGGTTAAACAACTGTGTGGGGCACTACAACCACCGCTActtcttctccttctgcttGTTCATGACTATGGGCTGTATTTACTGCAGCATCAGTGGCTGGGAGATGTTCCGGGATGCCTACGCAGCCATTGAG AGAATGAAACTGCTTGAGAAGGAGAGACTGCAGGTGGCTGCCAACCAG ACGTACTACCAGACCCCGCCACCCACCTTCTCCTTCCGCCAGCGAGCTTTCCACAAGAGTGTGGTCTACCTCTGGGTCCTGTGCAG CTCGGTTGCACTGGCCCTGGGTGCCCTCACGCTGTGGCACGCTGCCCTCATTACCCGCGGGGAAACGAGCATCGAACGGCACATCAACagaaaggagaggcagagacTGCAGAAGAAAGGCAAG GTCTTCAGGAACCCCTACAGTTACGGCAGCTGGGATAACTGGAAGGTGTTCCTGGGTGTGGATGTGCCAAG GCACTGGCTCACTCGtgtcctgctgccctctcctcaCCTGCCCCATGGGACAGGCCTGAGCTGGGACCTGCCTCCCTGTGTGACGGAGCAACGCGCACCACTCCTGGCAATCTGA
- the ZDHHC16 gene encoding palmitoyltransferase ZDHHC16 isoform X1: protein MEAAGPGRRRRAGESRSCERLRAWRGCGCRGAGRAGWRYRGRCLGIVGLALEQAGCLPSGSLPNSCRYCRRGVAGMRSRQRMFAAVMRLLLKCLRLGRRRRFKLVRQAEQLWHYGHLCLRSLLYNSFTNGDVVLDSLFEPVYWLVDHVTRWFGVVFVALVIGLTSSIVAIVYICLLPLILQTYTPAWICWHLAYGHWNLIMIVFHYYMAITTSPGHPPQAKNDLTGVSICRKCIAPKPARTHHCSICNRCVLKMDHHCPWLNNCVGHYNHRYFFSFCLFMTMGCIYCSISGWEMFRDAYAAIERMKLLEKERLQVAANQTYYQTPPPTFSFRQRAFHKSVVYLWVLCSSVALALGALTLWHAALITRGETSIERHINRKERQRLQKKGKVSTAHGMGAGWGRATYDVPLSVLQVFRNPYSYGSWDNWKVFLGVDVPRHWLTRVLLPSPHLPHGTGLSWDLPPCVTEQRAPLLAI, encoded by the exons aTGGAGGCGGCGGGCCCAGGtcggcggcgccgggcgggggAGTCACGGTCTTGCGAGAGGCTGCGGGCTTGGCGGGGCTGTGGCTGCCGAGGGGCTGGGCGGGCTGGGTGGCGATACAGAG GCAGGTGCCTGGGGATAGTGGGTCTTGCTCTGGAGCAGGCTGGCTGCCTCCCCAGTGGTTCCCTGCCCAACAGCTGCCGCTATTGTAG GCGTGGTGTGGCAGGGATGAGGAGCCGGCAGCGGATGTTTGCCGCGGTGATGCGTCTGCTCCTCAAGTGCCTGCGGCTGGGCCGGCGGCGGCGGTTCAAGCTGGTGCGGCAGGCGGAGCAGCTGTGGCACTACGGACACCTCTGCCTCCGCTCCCTGCTCTACAACTCCTTTACCAACGGCGACGTGGTGCTTGACTCTCTCTTCGAGCCCGTCTACTGGCTGGTGGACCATGTCACCCGGTGGTTTGGTGTG GTGTTTGTGGCACTGGTGATTGGGCTGACAAGCTCTATTGTGGCCATTGTGTACATCTGCCTGCTGCCCCTCATCCTGCAGACCTACACACCTGCCTGGATATGCTGGCATCTCGCCTATGGACACTGGAACCTCATCATGATTGTCTTCCACTACTACATGGCTATCACCACTTCACCTGGGCACCCACCACAG GCCAAGAACGACCTCACTGGTGTGTCCATCTGCAGGAAATGTATTGCCCCTAAGCCAGCTCGCACCCACCACTGCAGCATCTGCAATAG gtgtgtGCTGAAGATGGACCACCACTGCC CTTGGTTAAACAACTGTGTGGGGCACTACAACCACCGCTActtcttctccttctgcttGTTCATGACTATGGGCTGTATTTACTGCAGCATCAGTGGCTGGGAGATGTTCCGGGATGCCTACGCAGCCATTGAG AGAATGAAACTGCTTGAGAAGGAGAGACTGCAGGTGGCTGCCAACCAG ACGTACTACCAGACCCCGCCACCCACCTTCTCCTTCCGCCAGCGAGCTTTCCACAAGAGTGTGGTCTACCTCTGGGTCCTGTGCAG CTCGGTTGCACTGGCCCTGGGTGCCCTCACGCTGTGGCACGCTGCCCTCATTACCCGCGGGGAAACGAGCATCGAACGGCACATCAACagaaaggagaggcagagacTGCAGAAGAAAGGCAAGGTGAGCACAGCCCATGGCATgggggcaggctggggcagagccacATATGATGTGCCTCTCTCTGTCCTGCAGGTCTTCAGGAACCCCTACAGTTACGGCAGCTGGGATAACTGGAAGGTGTTCCTGGGTGTGGATGTGCCAAG GCACTGGCTCACTCGtgtcctgctgccctctcctcaCCTGCCCCATGGGACAGGCCTGAGCTGGGACCTGCCTCCCTGTGTGACGGAGCAACGCGCACCACTCCTGGCAATCTGA
- the ZDHHC16 gene encoding palmitoyltransferase ZDHHC16 isoform X4, giving the protein MEAAGPGRRRRAGESRSCERLRAWRGCGCRGAGRAGWRYRGRCLGIVGLALEQAGCLPSGSLPNSCRYCRRGVAGMRSRQRMFAAVMRLLLKCLRLGRRRRFKLVRQAEQLWHYGHLCLRSLLYNSFTNGDVVLDSLFEPVYWLVDHVTRWFGVVFVALVIGLTSSIVAIVYICLLPLILQTYTPAWICWHLAYGHWNLIMIVFHYYMAITTSPGHPPQAKNDLTGVSICRKCIAPKPARTHHCSICNRCVLKMDHHCPWLNNCVGHYNHRYFFSFCLFMTMGCIYCSISGWEMFRDAYAAIETYYQTPPPTFSFRQRAFHKSVVYLWVLCSSVALALGALTLWHAALITRGETSIERHINRKERQRLQKKGKVFRNPYSYGSWDNWKVFLGVDVPRHWLTRVLLPSPHLPHGTGLSWDLPPCVTEQRAPLLAI; this is encoded by the exons aTGGAGGCGGCGGGCCCAGGtcggcggcgccgggcgggggAGTCACGGTCTTGCGAGAGGCTGCGGGCTTGGCGGGGCTGTGGCTGCCGAGGGGCTGGGCGGGCTGGGTGGCGATACAGAG GCAGGTGCCTGGGGATAGTGGGTCTTGCTCTGGAGCAGGCTGGCTGCCTCCCCAGTGGTTCCCTGCCCAACAGCTGCCGCTATTGTAG GCGTGGTGTGGCAGGGATGAGGAGCCGGCAGCGGATGTTTGCCGCGGTGATGCGTCTGCTCCTCAAGTGCCTGCGGCTGGGCCGGCGGCGGCGGTTCAAGCTGGTGCGGCAGGCGGAGCAGCTGTGGCACTACGGACACCTCTGCCTCCGCTCCCTGCTCTACAACTCCTTTACCAACGGCGACGTGGTGCTTGACTCTCTCTTCGAGCCCGTCTACTGGCTGGTGGACCATGTCACCCGGTGGTTTGGTGTG GTGTTTGTGGCACTGGTGATTGGGCTGACAAGCTCTATTGTGGCCATTGTGTACATCTGCCTGCTGCCCCTCATCCTGCAGACCTACACACCTGCCTGGATATGCTGGCATCTCGCCTATGGACACTGGAACCTCATCATGATTGTCTTCCACTACTACATGGCTATCACCACTTCACCTGGGCACCCACCACAG GCCAAGAACGACCTCACTGGTGTGTCCATCTGCAGGAAATGTATTGCCCCTAAGCCAGCTCGCACCCACCACTGCAGCATCTGCAATAG gtgtgtGCTGAAGATGGACCACCACTGCC CTTGGTTAAACAACTGTGTGGGGCACTACAACCACCGCTActtcttctccttctgcttGTTCATGACTATGGGCTGTATTTACTGCAGCATCAGTGGCTGGGAGATGTTCCGGGATGCCTACGCAGCCATTGAG ACGTACTACCAGACCCCGCCACCCACCTTCTCCTTCCGCCAGCGAGCTTTCCACAAGAGTGTGGTCTACCTCTGGGTCCTGTGCAG CTCGGTTGCACTGGCCCTGGGTGCCCTCACGCTGTGGCACGCTGCCCTCATTACCCGCGGGGAAACGAGCATCGAACGGCACATCAACagaaaggagaggcagagacTGCAGAAGAAAGGCAAG GTCTTCAGGAACCCCTACAGTTACGGCAGCTGGGATAACTGGAAGGTGTTCCTGGGTGTGGATGTGCCAAG GCACTGGCTCACTCGtgtcctgctgccctctcctcaCCTGCCCCATGGGACAGGCCTGAGCTGGGACCTGCCTCCCTGTGTGACGGAGCAACGCGCACCACTCCTGGCAATCTGA
- the ZDHHC16 gene encoding palmitoyltransferase ZDHHC16 isoform X8 translates to MEAAGPGRRRRAGESRSCERLRAWRGCGCRGAGRAGWRYRGRCLGIVGLALEQAGCLPSGSLPNSCRYCRRGVAGMRSRQRMFAAVMRLLLKCLRLGRRRRFKLVRQAEQLWHYGHLCLRSLLYNSFTNGDVVLDSLFEPVYWLVDHVTRWFGVVFVALVIGLTSSIVAIVYICLLPLILQTYTPAWICWHLAYGHWNLIMIVFHYYMAITTSPGHPPQAKNDLTGVSICRKCIAPKPARTHHCSICNRRTTRPRHPPSPSASELSTRVWSTSGSCAARLHWPWVPSRCGTLPSLPAGKRASNGTSTERRGRDCRRKARSSGTPTVTAAGITGRCSWVWMCQGTGSLVSCCPLLTCPMGQA, encoded by the exons aTGGAGGCGGCGGGCCCAGGtcggcggcgccgggcgggggAGTCACGGTCTTGCGAGAGGCTGCGGGCTTGGCGGGGCTGTGGCTGCCGAGGGGCTGGGCGGGCTGGGTGGCGATACAGAG GCAGGTGCCTGGGGATAGTGGGTCTTGCTCTGGAGCAGGCTGGCTGCCTCCCCAGTGGTTCCCTGCCCAACAGCTGCCGCTATTGTAG GCGTGGTGTGGCAGGGATGAGGAGCCGGCAGCGGATGTTTGCCGCGGTGATGCGTCTGCTCCTCAAGTGCCTGCGGCTGGGCCGGCGGCGGCGGTTCAAGCTGGTGCGGCAGGCGGAGCAGCTGTGGCACTACGGACACCTCTGCCTCCGCTCCCTGCTCTACAACTCCTTTACCAACGGCGACGTGGTGCTTGACTCTCTCTTCGAGCCCGTCTACTGGCTGGTGGACCATGTCACCCGGTGGTTTGGTGTG GTGTTTGTGGCACTGGTGATTGGGCTGACAAGCTCTATTGTGGCCATTGTGTACATCTGCCTGCTGCCCCTCATCCTGCAGACCTACACACCTGCCTGGATATGCTGGCATCTCGCCTATGGACACTGGAACCTCATCATGATTGTCTTCCACTACTACATGGCTATCACCACTTCACCTGGGCACCCACCACAG GCCAAGAACGACCTCACTGGTGTGTCCATCTGCAGGAAATGTATTGCCCCTAAGCCAGCTCGCACCCACCACTGCAGCATCTGCAATAG ACGTACTACCAGACCCCGCCACCCACCTTCTCCTTCCGCCAGCGAGCTTTCCACAAGAGTGTGGTCTACCTCTGGGTCCTGTGCAG CTCGGTTGCACTGGCCCTGGGTGCCCTCACGCTGTGGCACGCTGCCCTCATTACCCGCGGGGAAACGAGCATCGAACGGCACATCAACagaaaggagaggcagagacTGCAGAAGAAAGGCAAG GTCTTCAGGAACCCCTACAGTTACGGCAGCTGGGATAACTGGAAGGTGTTCCTGGGTGTGGATGTGCCAAG GCACTGGCTCACTCGtgtcctgctgccctctcctcaCCTGCCCCATGGGACAGGCCTGA
- the ZDHHC16 gene encoding palmitoyltransferase ZDHHC16 isoform X6 yields MEAAGPGRRRRAGESRSCERLRAWRGCGCRGAGRAGWRYRGRCLGIVGLALEQAGCLPSGSLPNSCRYCRRGVAGMRSRQRMFAAVMRLLLKCLRLGRRRRFKLVRQAEQLWHYGHLCLRSLLYNSFTNGDVVLDSLFEPVYWLVDHVTRWFGVTYTPAWICWHLAYGHWNLIMIVFHYYMAITTSPGHPPQAKNDLTGVSICRKCIAPKPARTHHCSICNRCVLKMDHHCPWLNNCVGHYNHRYFFSFCLFMTMGCIYCSISGWEMFRDAYAAIERMKLLEKERLQVAANQTYYQTPPPTFSFRQRAFHKSVVYLWVLCSSVALALGALTLWHAALITRGETSIERHINRKERQRLQKKGKVFRNPYSYGSWDNWKVFLGVDVPRHWLTRVLLPSPHLPHGTGLSWDLPPCVTEQRAPLLAI; encoded by the exons aTGGAGGCGGCGGGCCCAGGtcggcggcgccgggcgggggAGTCACGGTCTTGCGAGAGGCTGCGGGCTTGGCGGGGCTGTGGCTGCCGAGGGGCTGGGCGGGCTGGGTGGCGATACAGAG GCAGGTGCCTGGGGATAGTGGGTCTTGCTCTGGAGCAGGCTGGCTGCCTCCCCAGTGGTTCCCTGCCCAACAGCTGCCGCTATTGTAG GCGTGGTGTGGCAGGGATGAGGAGCCGGCAGCGGATGTTTGCCGCGGTGATGCGTCTGCTCCTCAAGTGCCTGCGGCTGGGCCGGCGGCGGCGGTTCAAGCTGGTGCGGCAGGCGGAGCAGCTGTGGCACTACGGACACCTCTGCCTCCGCTCCCTGCTCTACAACTCCTTTACCAACGGCGACGTGGTGCTTGACTCTCTCTTCGAGCCCGTCTACTGGCTGGTGGACCATGTCACCCGGTGGTTTGGTGTG ACCTACACACCTGCCTGGATATGCTGGCATCTCGCCTATGGACACTGGAACCTCATCATGATTGTCTTCCACTACTACATGGCTATCACCACTTCACCTGGGCACCCACCACAG GCCAAGAACGACCTCACTGGTGTGTCCATCTGCAGGAAATGTATTGCCCCTAAGCCAGCTCGCACCCACCACTGCAGCATCTGCAATAG gtgtgtGCTGAAGATGGACCACCACTGCC CTTGGTTAAACAACTGTGTGGGGCACTACAACCACCGCTActtcttctccttctgcttGTTCATGACTATGGGCTGTATTTACTGCAGCATCAGTGGCTGGGAGATGTTCCGGGATGCCTACGCAGCCATTGAG AGAATGAAACTGCTTGAGAAGGAGAGACTGCAGGTGGCTGCCAACCAG ACGTACTACCAGACCCCGCCACCCACCTTCTCCTTCCGCCAGCGAGCTTTCCACAAGAGTGTGGTCTACCTCTGGGTCCTGTGCAG CTCGGTTGCACTGGCCCTGGGTGCCCTCACGCTGTGGCACGCTGCCCTCATTACCCGCGGGGAAACGAGCATCGAACGGCACATCAACagaaaggagaggcagagacTGCAGAAGAAAGGCAAG GTCTTCAGGAACCCCTACAGTTACGGCAGCTGGGATAACTGGAAGGTGTTCCTGGGTGTGGATGTGCCAAG GCACTGGCTCACTCGtgtcctgctgccctctcctcaCCTGCCCCATGGGACAGGCCTGAGCTGGGACCTGCCTCCCTGTGTGACGGAGCAACGCGCACCACTCCTGGCAATCTGA
- the ZDHHC16 gene encoding palmitoyltransferase ZDHHC16 isoform X3, with the protein MEAAGPGRCLGIVGLALEQAGCLPSGSLPNSCRYCRRGVAGMRSRQRMFAAVMRLLLKCLRLGRRRRFKLVRQAEQLWHYGHLCLRSLLYNSFTNGDVVLDSLFEPVYWLVDHVTRWFGVVFVALVIGLTSSIVAIVYICLLPLILQTYTPAWICWHLAYGHWNLIMIVFHYYMAITTSPGHPPQAKNDLTGVSICRKCIAPKPARTHHCSICNRCVLKMDHHCPWLNNCVGHYNHRYFFSFCLFMTMGCIYCSISGWEMFRDAYAAIERMKLLEKERLQVAANQTYYQTPPPTFSFRQRAFHKSVVYLWVLCSSVALALGALTLWHAALITRGETSIERHINRKERQRLQKKGKVSTAHGMGAGWGRATYDVPLSVLQVFRNPYSYGSWDNWKVFLGVDVPRHWLTRVLLPSPHLPHGTGLSWDLPPCVTEQRAPLLAI; encoded by the exons aTGGAGGCGGCGGGCCCAG GCAGGTGCCTGGGGATAGTGGGTCTTGCTCTGGAGCAGGCTGGCTGCCTCCCCAGTGGTTCCCTGCCCAACAGCTGCCGCTATTGTAG GCGTGGTGTGGCAGGGATGAGGAGCCGGCAGCGGATGTTTGCCGCGGTGATGCGTCTGCTCCTCAAGTGCCTGCGGCTGGGCCGGCGGCGGCGGTTCAAGCTGGTGCGGCAGGCGGAGCAGCTGTGGCACTACGGACACCTCTGCCTCCGCTCCCTGCTCTACAACTCCTTTACCAACGGCGACGTGGTGCTTGACTCTCTCTTCGAGCCCGTCTACTGGCTGGTGGACCATGTCACCCGGTGGTTTGGTGTG GTGTTTGTGGCACTGGTGATTGGGCTGACAAGCTCTATTGTGGCCATTGTGTACATCTGCCTGCTGCCCCTCATCCTGCAGACCTACACACCTGCCTGGATATGCTGGCATCTCGCCTATGGACACTGGAACCTCATCATGATTGTCTTCCACTACTACATGGCTATCACCACTTCACCTGGGCACCCACCACAG GCCAAGAACGACCTCACTGGTGTGTCCATCTGCAGGAAATGTATTGCCCCTAAGCCAGCTCGCACCCACCACTGCAGCATCTGCAATAG gtgtgtGCTGAAGATGGACCACCACTGCC CTTGGTTAAACAACTGTGTGGGGCACTACAACCACCGCTActtcttctccttctgcttGTTCATGACTATGGGCTGTATTTACTGCAGCATCAGTGGCTGGGAGATGTTCCGGGATGCCTACGCAGCCATTGAG AGAATGAAACTGCTTGAGAAGGAGAGACTGCAGGTGGCTGCCAACCAG ACGTACTACCAGACCCCGCCACCCACCTTCTCCTTCCGCCAGCGAGCTTTCCACAAGAGTGTGGTCTACCTCTGGGTCCTGTGCAG CTCGGTTGCACTGGCCCTGGGTGCCCTCACGCTGTGGCACGCTGCCCTCATTACCCGCGGGGAAACGAGCATCGAACGGCACATCAACagaaaggagaggcagagacTGCAGAAGAAAGGCAAGGTGAGCACAGCCCATGGCATgggggcaggctggggcagagccacATATGATGTGCCTCTCTCTGTCCTGCAGGTCTTCAGGAACCCCTACAGTTACGGCAGCTGGGATAACTGGAAGGTGTTCCTGGGTGTGGATGTGCCAAG GCACTGGCTCACTCGtgtcctgctgccctctcctcaCCTGCCCCATGGGACAGGCCTGAGCTGGGACCTGCCTCCCTGTGTGACGGAGCAACGCGCACCACTCCTGGCAATCTGA
- the ZDHHC16 gene encoding palmitoyltransferase ZDHHC16 isoform X7 gives MRSRQRMFAAVMRLLLKCLRLGRRRRFKLVRQAEQLWHYGHLCLRSLLYNSFTNGDVVLDSLFEPVYWLVDHVTRWFGVVFVALVIGLTSSIVAIVYICLLPLILQTYTPAWICWHLAYGHWNLIMIVFHYYMAITTSPGHPPQAKNDLTGVSICRKCIAPKPARTHHCSICNRCVLKMDHHCPWLNNCVGHYNHRYFFSFCLFMTMGCIYCSISGWEMFRDAYAAIERMKLLEKERLQVAANQTYYQTPPPTFSFRQRAFHKSVVYLWVLCSSVALALGALTLWHAALITRGETSIERHINRKERQRLQKKGKVSTAHGMGAGWGRATYDVPLSVLQVFRNPYSYGSWDNWKVFLGVDVPRHWLTRVLLPSPHLPHGTGLSWDLPPCVTEQRAPLLAI, from the exons ATGAGGAGCCGGCAGCGGATGTTTGCCGCGGTGATGCGTCTGCTCCTCAAGTGCCTGCGGCTGGGCCGGCGGCGGCGGTTCAAGCTGGTGCGGCAGGCGGAGCAGCTGTGGCACTACGGACACCTCTGCCTCCGCTCCCTGCTCTACAACTCCTTTACCAACGGCGACGTGGTGCTTGACTCTCTCTTCGAGCCCGTCTACTGGCTGGTGGACCATGTCACCCGGTGGTTTGGTGTG GTGTTTGTGGCACTGGTGATTGGGCTGACAAGCTCTATTGTGGCCATTGTGTACATCTGCCTGCTGCCCCTCATCCTGCAGACCTACACACCTGCCTGGATATGCTGGCATCTCGCCTATGGACACTGGAACCTCATCATGATTGTCTTCCACTACTACATGGCTATCACCACTTCACCTGGGCACCCACCACAG GCCAAGAACGACCTCACTGGTGTGTCCATCTGCAGGAAATGTATTGCCCCTAAGCCAGCTCGCACCCACCACTGCAGCATCTGCAATAG gtgtgtGCTGAAGATGGACCACCACTGCC CTTGGTTAAACAACTGTGTGGGGCACTACAACCACCGCTActtcttctccttctgcttGTTCATGACTATGGGCTGTATTTACTGCAGCATCAGTGGCTGGGAGATGTTCCGGGATGCCTACGCAGCCATTGAG AGAATGAAACTGCTTGAGAAGGAGAGACTGCAGGTGGCTGCCAACCAG ACGTACTACCAGACCCCGCCACCCACCTTCTCCTTCCGCCAGCGAGCTTTCCACAAGAGTGTGGTCTACCTCTGGGTCCTGTGCAG CTCGGTTGCACTGGCCCTGGGTGCCCTCACGCTGTGGCACGCTGCCCTCATTACCCGCGGGGAAACGAGCATCGAACGGCACATCAACagaaaggagaggcagagacTGCAGAAGAAAGGCAAGGTGAGCACAGCCCATGGCATgggggcaggctggggcagagccacATATGATGTGCCTCTCTCTGTCCTGCAGGTCTTCAGGAACCCCTACAGTTACGGCAGCTGGGATAACTGGAAGGTGTTCCTGGGTGTGGATGTGCCAAG GCACTGGCTCACTCGtgtcctgctgccctctcctcaCCTGCCCCATGGGACAGGCCTGAGCTGGGACCTGCCTCCCTGTGTGACGGAGCAACGCGCACCACTCCTGGCAATCTGA